A region of the Carya illinoinensis cultivar Pawnee chromosome 16, C.illinoinensisPawnee_v1, whole genome shotgun sequence genome:
tatgtttcattttcaactgaTTGTATATTAATACTCTGCTTCATCTGGTCCCAGTAGTCTGTATATGAACCTCTGTTTTCTGTCTCAGCGGCTAATGGCTATATTGAAACCAAACCACTAGGCTTATGTTGCTAGATAGGTGTTCTTGATGAAAGCAGCCTACCATGAAATTCATTAACAGAACATAACTCTAATATACTTGTACTTCAAAGTCTGAGCATAACTTAGTGTTAGTTTGAATGTTAATTTCCAACCAGGGCTGGGATATTTAGTATGATAAGTTTGCAAAAATGACAAGGCCTGACTAGAATTTACTATGTCATTTTGGCTCAATTTATTTACACTCCCTGTGGCCAAATGGTTGTGTGTTTCAACATACAACCATTTGTGTGCAGGAAATGACTGGACCATTTCACCATGAGAACCATCATTCCTCCCATGTTGCTCCCTCATGTACACAACACAAATTATAGGTCTTTTTACTGTCCTATTATTTCTGGAAACATTAATATTGGCATAAACAGAGCAATCTACTCTCCATACATTGTACCTTAAATGTTATTTGTATTCTGATAACATACATTTCAATTTGGCCAGGAATGTAGGGGATTTTAGATAGATCATATTTCCTGTTAGAACACACTAACAGGGGGTCCTGTTAATTATCAACTTTAAATCCTGTTAACAAGTTCATATTTCCTGTGATTCCACAAACCTAAGTCATTTTATTACACCTTCTTTTGATCACTACTGCGCCAATTAACCTGTTCCCAGCTAGTACCTGCACAGCACAACCATCCAAGAGCGTGTATTTATTCAGTTATTTGCTCTTTCAGTATAATAAATCCAAATTGAAACTGAAGTCTGCTATTTAATGTCGGCTACCTATTTAGATCCAGGCATTAGGGTAGTTTGTTTGAAATCTGTCCAATTATTCAGCTGGTATATTAGAAAGTTGGACCAGTTTATTCCATGCACACCCATTTCAAATTACAACACTAACATACTCTTTTCTACTACCTGGTCAGCTTCATAAGATGGATAaggcttggatgcatattgaagatagattgcatTCCACTGAGTATGCTGAAGGGGTTAGACAATTCCTCTCTATGGTGTTAACCCACACTCCTAACGCTGATCAGATTAGGTGTCCATGCAGAAGATGTCGGAATAGAGCTTTCCACTCCATTCGTATAGTCGAGGATCATTTGTTCTTCAGAGGTATTGATCCAACTTATACAGATTGGAtattccatggagaagatgacCCTTTCCTTTCTGCTGCACTCTTTGCCGAGGAAGAAGCTGATACCTCGGCTAACTATGATTATATTGATGATCTAGAAGAGATGTTTGATGACATCCGCCATGGGTCCTATATGGATCATCATTCTACTGATGATGGCTCCATAGATGCCGATGATCAAGATCAGACCTTTGATGGTCGAACTATCTTTAATTTCGAGGAGTTGGTATCTGATGCACGACGCCCACTTTATCCTTCATGTACTAAGTTTTCAAAGCTATCATTCATCGTCAAGCTTCTTCACATAAAGAGTATTGGCGGTTGGACCGTGAAGTCATTCGATATGGTCATAAAGTTATTGCAAGAGGCATTTCCAGAGCCATCTTTCCCTGACTCATATAACGATGCCCGTCGCTTGGAGCGTGGATTGGGGTTTAGTTACGAGAAGATACACGTCTGCCCAAATGATTGTGTCctgttttggaaggaaaatgcatcgTTAAATGAGTGCCCTAAATGTAAAGCTTCTAGGTGGGAACAAAGCACAATTCACCAACGAAGGTTACCAAAAAAAGTTCTCCGATATTTCCCCCTTAAGCCACGATTGCAGAGGCTTTATATGTCAAAGAAGACAGCCCAGGCCATGAGATGGCATGTAGAGGGCCGTGTTGAAGATCCTACATGCATGTGACATCCTTCAGATTCTAGGGTTTGGAAGGACTTTGATAACGTACATGTCAGGTTTTCCGAAGATCCGAGAAATGTTAGAGTTGGTTTGGCAAGTGATGGTTTTAACCCATTCAATAACATGAGTAGGCCATACAGCATTTGGCCGGTACTTCTtgtgccttacaacttgccGCCTTGggcatgcatgaaagatccatacacAATGTTATCGTTGCTAATCCCTGGCCCAAAGTCACCAGGTAATGATATTGATGTGTTCTTGTGTCCTCTCCTTGATGAGTTGAAGGAGTTATGGGTAGAGGGTATTCGTACCTATGATGCGTACAGTGGGCAAGACTTTACGTTGCATGCAGCTCTACTTTGGACTATCAATGACTTCCCCGCATATGCCAATCTTTCCAGTTGGAGCACGAAGGGCAAGTTGGCATGCCCGTATTGTACATTTGACACAAATTCTCAATGGTTGGTATATGGCTACAAACATTGCTATATGGGTCATGGACGATGGTTGCCCCTAGATCACATTTGGAGACGCAAGAAAAATGCGGCTTCCCTACTGGTTATCCTTGGGTTTGAGACATAACCTGGAcgtaatgcatattgaaaaaaacatATGCGATAATGTGTTGGGAACTTTGTTGAACATTAAGGGAAAACTAAGGACTCTGCCAATGCGTGTAGGGATTTGGCAAATCTCAGAATAAGGAAAGAATTGCATTTACAACATGATGGCGAGTCTGAGAGAATGGGTCTTGGTTGCTAcatgttaaatttaaatgagCGAAGGGCTTTTTGTGCTTGGTTGTGCAAAGTGAAATTCCCTGATGGGTTTGCATCGAATATAGGCCGGTGTGTCAATGCTAGTGAGGGAAAGATCAGTGGAATGAAGAGCCATGACTGTCATGTCTTTATGCAACAACTATTGCCAGTTGTTATAGGCAAGTTCTTACGGGCCGATGTGCGTCAAGCCTTAATAGAGTTGAGTGCattcttcaaagaattatgttgCCGAACTTTGAACCTATCAGTATTGCATCGACTTCAAGCTAATATTCCCATCATTCTGTGCAAACTAGAAATGATTTTCCCTCCAGctttttttgatatcatggtACACCTATCTATTCACTTGCCAGAAGAGGCTCTTCTAGCTGGACCCGTgcaatatagatggatgtatccgtTTGAGAGGTATTTAGGAAAGTTCAAGCGGTACGTCCGAAACAGAGCTAGGCCTGAAGGCTCAATCGCTGAGGCATATGTGCATCTCGAGTGCCTCACCTTTTGCTCTATGTACCTTCATGATATAGAAACTAAATATCATCGAGAGGAACACAATACTGATGTACCCATTGATGGGCCTGAGTCAGGAAATACTGGAAGTTTATCTGTTTTCTCTCAAAAGGTTAGGCCATTGGGGACTGCGTACTCACATAAATTAGCCGACACACTAATGGTCAAGGCCCGATGGTATATACTAAATAATTGCCCGGAGGTTGAGCAATACATTGAGTATGTACATCCATCTTGAATTACTAACTTTAGTAATGGGTACCTAATTGTTACTAGTCTCCAATGTAACAATTCCATGCATTGCTTCACAGGGATCACTATaacaagatgaaagaagagGACCCTCATAACATCGACCGTAGGCACCAAAGTCAATTTCACGCGTGGTTTAGAGCACGCGTAAGATTTTTTATCCTGTTTGTGGCTTTATGGGGATACATTTTGGGTtattattgatttaaaatattaagttgGGAAAACTCTGATTTTGCTTTTTCTGTCCATTTCGAACATAGATTTGAGAGAAACGTGCAGTGGCTCTAACGACGATTTCTGATGAGTTATATGCATTAGCATGTGGACCAGAACCGACAGTCGCATCTTATGCAGGATGCATAATGAATGGTATTCGATTTCATACTAAGGAGCCGGAAAGGCATCGCCGCACTCAAAACTGCGGGGTGGTGGTTCATGGAGAGCATCAGGGATCCCCTTGTGACTTCTACAGTGTTCTGAATGATATAATAGAAAtacgctacatgggttggcgcAAGGTTTATCTATTTCAATGCACTTGGTATGACGTTGGTGACCCAAGAAGGGGGATACGTGTCAGGGACCACTTAACCATAGTGAATACGGAtaggcaatggtataaagatgagcccTTCGCACTTGCGTGCCAAGCAACATGCTGTATTTTACCTGTCCGATCCGATCTTGGGAGGAAGTTGGAATGTCGTGCAAAAGGTTACAAGTAGGAATATTTATAACATTCGCGCAATGGCCCAAGTTGAAGAGATGCTGGATGATGCTGAGTCATCAGGGGATGACCTTGATGTCGATGAGGGGGGGAATTTGAACAACTATCCCCCTAGTCTTGCTGTCGATGAAGCCATGCCCGAACCACTTATCCGAGTCGATGAGGAGCATTTGGCCGTTGCTCCAACCTCCATCTCACCTTGGGGCCCAGCCCAACCAGTTGACGATGAAGCAACACTGGACGACATAAGTTCCAATGATAACTCTGATAACGACACCACCCATCAGCCAATTGGGGAGACAGATGATTCTAATGGTAATGTAGATATGTGCTATGAATTTGTAACCTTTaagttgaaaatatgaaaactagAGTTGTCTGTAAGCATGGTGAAATTGAAATGGTACATGTAGGCATTTTAGAGGATTTTAGAGGGTGAATATACTTGTGCAATCTAATTAAGATGGTAGAGAGTAACTCATAGTGGAACTCCTTATTGTGTGCAGATTAAGTGCTTGCACTTTAAAGCTAATGAGGTCTACGCTACCAACAGCTCGGGCTCCATTGTAACGTATTTGTCGCTATGTTATCGTTGATGGATCTCCTTTCCCTGCCACCAAGTGATGGGTTTCCGGGGTcacaacactatatatatttaaagttgCTTAATTATATACCATCTAAGTAATATTACCAGATTATAATACATTTTGTAACTAAGAATACTTGTGCTATCTTCACTAGCATGTTGGTTGCTCGTTTGGAATTAGTAAATTTCAGTGCAATTTCGTTGGCAGGTTGCATATATCATTTCATGCTCTGTTGCTAGATGTTTGTTGCAGAGAATTGTCCATAACTCTAATATACTTGACTAATCAATTAAACTTTTCATGTTTTTTCCTCTAACATATAGTGGAAAGTGCAGTAATACCAACTTGGATTTCTGTCCACAAATATTGCAAAGGTTATTATGGTCGACTATGGTAGGGATATCCTTTATTTGCATAAAGGACTTATGCAGCATAAAATATAGGGTATTTAAactgttcatcaaatttcaaattatagGAATTCTGGTCTGAATTAATTTTGTGGGCTGACTTCCATGTGCAGGACCTTGGGCGGTTGGAATATCCTTGGTCATAACCAAACCACTTTCTCCCAGTCTGGATGCAACAAGGTGGCTGTTCAAGCAAGGAAGTTTGTTAGTCCCCCAtaagatgggtgtgttttcCTATTCATTATCTCCTACtgaaagaaataagaaactaAAAACTGAAATTATAACACACCCATCTAGAAATCCATTTTGCAGTAATTTAtcttaattggtagatttattgAAATGTATTAAACACAGCTGTTGACTCCTTCCATTGATAGAGGATTAAGAATGGATGCATAATGATTATATAGATGGCAAGTGGGTAAATTCAGCGTGCAGTGAAAAAGAAGGACAGTAACTTTATTTAAATGGTTGCAGTCTCTAATATGTGGTACTTTCAATTAGATTGCTAGATCTGTTTAAGGTTAATTGGTACAGCTACCACTCATTAATCTGTAGATAGGAGAAGTTTATGGGAAACTGCATTGAGATCGTATGTGTTGGGGTGATTTGTCGCATGCAGTGTTGATTAACATAGTCCATAAAATGCATACATATGTAGCATTACTGTCCAGTGGGAGAAGGAAGCATTGGGGTGTTCACAATTGGATAAATGAAATATGTGCAGGTATATATTCATGTAGATACTAGCACAAGGGATGGGTTCTTAATCCACCAATTATATGATGGAGACTAAGTGCATTAATTGGCAAGAGTATGTCAGATGACCATTTAAAATCATAGACAGTTAGGTTAAATGgttgaaatattcatgattTTTTGTAATCATGAATATTGTAACATGATGGAGCAAATATGTATGGAAATTGATCCTCTGTGCCTTAATTCATAATAATTAAGGCAACAGCTCGGGCTAAGTGAAACTGTAATTACCTCCTAGTTAATTGATTAAGTCTTTTCGATAGAGGACTCTAAAAGACTAACAACATGAAGGTAGTGATGAGATTTATATGTATCTAAGATCATATAACAACATGAAAGCATATGATGAGATGCAGAGACCACAGTGCATGATCTGGGTTCACAATATACTGTGGGGTCAGTTTGTTTCAGTGCAATTTATTTTCTAACTATCTATCAGCATTAAGATCATGaagttagattaaaaaaattaggggTTAAATGGTGAGTCATCATACGATTCCTGCTATACTCGGTCCAGCAAGCAGATTAGAGACAATTGGGGCTATTTTGGCAATCCCTGACAGTGCATGCAGGTTGTCATGAATGGTCCAGCAAGATCGTCACCTTTGTTCCACTCCTAGTTGGTTAGGTCGCTATTGAGGAAGTTGTCCAGGAAAAGAAAGGAGATAGGCTGCAAACTATCTAACAGAGTAACATTACATTGATAAAAGTCCTTAATAGGGTTGATTTTAAAGTTGAGCTGCATACTCACATTTAGGAAGGGAACTGTGAAGGTTAAATTCCCAATTGATGTGTGGGCATTTTACATAGCAGGAATAATCAAGTTCGATAATTTAAGGTCAATTGGATCTGGAAATACAGTGCTTTGACAAATGATGTCTAATTTGTGAAGATATAAAGTATGAGCAAAATTGGAACAGACACCTCTGTTTTGCCTAAGTCTAAGAGTTTATGTTTAAGGTGTGGAAACGCTGGTTATAAATAATCAAGTTTATAAATCTGGCTGTTAAAGATGTCAAATTTGTATAAAGCATGTCTCTATACAAATTCAGTAACACTACCAGGCAGACTCCTAAACAAGTAATAACCTTCAAATTCCTCaatgtaaataaattgaaattgcCAAGTAATGAGGCCTTATAAAGTTGCAGCAATTTAATTAAGATGACACATATGTAGAATTTCAGTTGTTGGAATTAAGTTATAAACCATTAACAAGCGGATAACCATTAATATAAAGATTGAGAGAGTAAATCACTTCCAGGCCGCTATGAGAAGATCACGGGCTATCAATCATTGAAGTTCAAAATGGGTAAAATGGAGGCGGGAGAAGTTTTTAATAAAGGGCGgtacatttgaaaaaaataagaagctGATTTAGGCTGGGAAGTGGCACCTCTGGTGGGGGCCACAACACCATTAATGTGCAGAGTTGTACTTTTTTCATGACAGCTGGATATGAAAACTAGATATGAGAAGATTAAAGGTGACAGATAGGTCCCTGCGTATTTCCTTTGAAGGAGCTGAAAGGTCTGCTTCATATTTTGGCATCGAATATAGAAGAGGTAAGGTTATTTTCGAACACACTGGTTTCCTCTTATTTTTGAAACCACTCACGAGAGATCAAAGGTCTGCTTCATCTACTCTTCACCTCTGCTGACCAACCCAGAGCGACAAGTAGGTACACCACGTATCATTTCCATCGTGTGTTATGTGATTCTCCCCCTGATAACCAAGCGTCTTAAGCAGTCTTAGGCACCAAACTAGTGAGGGTGAATATATGCTGCAATAATGGGTAGGTCTATCAAAACCTAATGGGTTTTGCACACAAGAACCAAACGCTTGGTTAATCCGTTTGGTTTAGGCAACCTTAaccattcttcaaatttttgtaTATCTCAGTGTAGGTTTTCAGACGATGGTGTAGAACTGTGCATGTTGGGTCCTATTTTCTAACGTCTCTATACAAATATAGGGTAGATACTTGAcatatcatatcattttttgaatTGTATACTGAAAAGTGGCAGTTTAAGTTACATATCATGGTACTCACTCAAAACAGTGTGGTATGAACTCTTCCCTCTGCCATTGGTAAAGAACGTATATATGTTTGGTTAGAGATAAAATAACTTAGGAAATGTATGTGAAATCCGTTAACGGAGATAGCAGTTAGTCTGCATTTTTTGAATCTTGCTAGGGGTAGTTGATGTGTTAATGGGCAAGCCAGTATTTCAATATAATAGAAATTAGTAGTCTAACGGCAAACTCCATAAGATGTGTTATTTTAATTCCATGGGATATTAATTCGCTGGATTTGATATTGGCCAGTTTGAATTAGTGAAAGCCCTACGTGATGGGGTTAAAAACAGGACAATAAGGTCCTGTTTCTGATGTGATTTATTTGGCCAGAATACATATGGGTGTAAATTATAATGCCACCAATAGTGATTTTTGTCGACCTGGCTCTACCAGGAACATGCTTGAGAGAGGTAAAAGTCCAAGGTCAATTTTATTTCACATTCTAATGATATAATTTCCTGTGTGCAGTCAGAAGAAGCAGTAGGATTTCCCAGCTACCAACACAGCCAAAGATGAGGAGATCAATAAAGTTTCGGGGGGGCCGAGTCAGACATGGAAGGGCTGAGATATGCTGCAGCCAAGAGCAAGAACTAGAGGCACCGAATCCGAGAACCATGTTGCGGGACGAGCCGTTACCAGATGATTCAACTGAGGATGTAGGAGGGGCGGGGACAGAAGGGGCATTGGTTGCTCCAGAAGTTGAAGAGGATGTTGTCCCTAACACAGGTAAGGCACACAAATATGTACGTTATGTGCTTTAGCTGATTGTAGTATTGGATACTACAATCagcatgtgtagatatatagtGCTTAGTGTGCACTTTGGCAGCAATAATTgagtttggatttatttttttattgaatttacaCTCAAATTGATGTCTTCATGTAGAACCACCTACTAAGAAAAGAGGTAGAGGGCCAGCGAAGGGCACGCTATTTGAAAGAATGAGGAAAGTGGGTAAGATACCTCTGGTTATACAAGATGGTCATCGGGGGCCATCATGTGAGAATGCTTGCTTATTCACTGGACGACTAACAGAGATAATTAAAGTACATGCCGACATGAGGCATGCTAGTTGGAGTCGTGTACCTGAAGACGAGAAGACAGAGCTGATAAACCGTGTTAGGGTATGTCTTTTTACCTAGTGATAACAAACTTATTCAGCTGGTATATTTAGAAGGGTTGGCGTAAATACACTGTGTAGACATCTATATATAACAAGGTCTGTTTTTGTATATCTCGCAGGTTGATTTTGTTCTTGACTGGAGTAGAGACAACCATCGTGAGATGGTTTCCAACCATTTGGCAGATAAGTACAATACTTATCATTATGtactacataaaatttatttaaaatatgcatcACATCAAGAGGCCCTACGTGGTGGGATGGACAAGGTGGAGAAAAACGTTTGGAAAAGCTATGTGAATACTGGGCAAGTGCAACATTCAAGGTAGACCAGTCTGTGAATTTATAGAGATGCATTTACTGTCCTTAAAATGACTCTTAGTCAGATTGGTGATCTTACATATATGTTGTTGACCTCATCGTTTGAACCCTAATGGTGTTTGCCTAATATTTGAATTCGAGTAAGGtagtatttataaattatatactaaccATCGATTGTTTCTCATGCAGGAGAAGTCCATGCGAAACAGCTCAAATAGATCTAAACTGAAGGTCAAGCATACTGGTGGCCGCAAATCCTTTATACGCATTTTAGAGGAGAAGGTTTGTAATTAAGCAAGGGGTATAAATTGCTAATCagttaattattgaaaaaagtgTATCTAACTTTTGAGCTCAATTGTGTGTTTCAGCGGGAGGCAGCACTGAACATGGTTGCCTTCTATAGGCAAACACATTGGTCAACCCGGAAGGGTAAATGGATCAACGCAGCAACTGAACATAATTACGTAAGAGAGTTCCTAATTTCAGTTTAACTTTAAATGGTTTGGTGTGGGTGTTAAACCTAGGGAGTAATTTTTCATGTTGAATATTCCAGAATCTTATGATGGAGAGGTTAGCTGAAAAGGAATCTGAGAAGGATATTGAAGAGGCAGCTGAGAGTGTGTTCAAAGAGGTATTGGGAAACAGACCTAGATATGCAGTAGGGAGGGGTCACATGGTGATTCCGGACCCATCTCCTTCAATGAAGAATAGTAGGGCATATATTCGTCTATCGGAGGAGAATGCACGAAACAAGACTGAGGCAGAAATGTACAAGGCAAAACTAGACTCCATGCTGGGTGATATTGCAGAGTTGAGAAGGAATTTCTCAGAGCATGAGAAGCTCTTAATGAGCTATCGGAACACTGACTTAGAGGGTGGTAGTGAGGCTCATAGAGAGACTCACAGAGATGATTAGTTTTCTAAGTGACATTGGGAAGTCTTTTTTGTGGATGGCTAACATTTGGGAATTATGATTTTTGTGGAGGGCCAGTTTGACATGGCCATTTTTGGCTGGAATGTATCACAATTTGTTAGCCTGTAGATATGTGTTGGCCATGGACTTATGTtatacagttttt
Encoded here:
- the LOC122298763 gene encoding uncharacterized protein LOC122298763; translation: MSRPYSIWPVLLVPYNLPPWACMKDPYTMLSLLIPGPKSPGNDIDVFLCPLLDELKELWVEGIRTYDAYSGQDFTLHAALLWTINDFPAYANLSSWSTKGKLACPYCTFDTNSQWLVYGYKHCYMGHGRWLPLDHIWRRKKNAASLLVILGDLANLRIRKELHLQHDGESERMGLGCYMLNLNERRAFCAWLCKVKFPDGFASNIGRCVNASEGKISGMKSHDCHVFMQQLLPVVIGKFLRADVRQALIELSAFFKELCCRTLNLSVLHRLQANIPIILCKLEMIFPPAFFDIMVHLSIHLPEEALLAGPVQYRWMYPFERYLGKFKRYVRNRARPEGSIAEAYVHLECLTFCSMYLHDIETKYHREEHNTDVPIDGPESGNTGSLSVFSQKVRPLGTAYSHKLADTLMVKARWDHYNKMKEEDPHNIDRRHQSQFHAWFRARVRFFILFVALWGYILVALTTISDELYALACGPEPTVASYAGCIMNGIRFHTKEPERHRRTQNCGVVVHGEHQGSPCDFYSVLNDIIEIRYMGWRKVYLFQCTWYDVGDPRRGIRVRDHLTIVNTDRQWYKDEPFALACQATCCILPVRSDLGRKLECRAKGYK